One Algoriphagus sp. Y33 genomic window, AGCATTTCTATTGATCAGCGGAGCTACCAATTCACCTGCAGCAGAATAGATCAGAGATTCAGGTGCTGTGAAAATGTAGCTGGGATTAAATGCGTTGAATCCTAGTCCGGCTGTGATTGCCAGCGAAGGATAGAAGTCGGCCTTTGCCACCGAGATATCAATTTTAGAAGCAGCCAATTCGAGTTCGGCCTGTCTGATATCAGGCCGGTTTGCCAGTAGCTGGGAAGGAATTCCCGCATTAATGGATTCAGGGATCAGATCTCCAAATGCGTCTGAATTTCTCTCTACCCGCTGCGGAAATCTACCAACCAAGAAGTTTATTCGATTTTCTACCTCTATAATATCTTGTTGAATACCATATTGAAGACTTCGGGTATTGAGTACCTGCGCTTGAAATCTACGAACCGCCAGCTCCGTCACCCGGGCTGCATCTTTCTGGTATTTCACGATCTCTAGGGCATTATTTTGAATCTCAATATTCTGCTTTACTATAGCCAGTTCATTGTCCAGTGCCAGCAATTCGTAATAAGAATTAGCAATCTCGGAGACCAGATTGGTCACCATGAAGTTTTTGCCTTCCACACTTGCCAAATACCGTGTCATTGCGGCCTTTTTGGCATTTCTTAGCTTGTGCCAAATATCAACTTCCCAGGTAGCATAGGCTCCCAGCATATAGTCTTGTAAAGGGTCGGGGAACTCTTTACCTGGCTTAATGTCCGTATTGGCATCATTAGCCCCCTGGCTGGTATAGCGGCCTACTTTGTCTACTCCTGCTCCGGCACCGATCCCCACTGATGGTAAAATCTCGCCCTTGCGGACTCTCACTTCGTTTTGGGCGATCTGTATTTCCTGCAAAGTGATATTCAGTTCCTGGTTGTTGGTTAGCGCAGTGTCGATCAGCGCCTTTAGGTACGGATCAGCAAAATATTCTTGCCATTTTATTTCTGACGCAGTGTTTGTAGTGTCCTGAGTACTGTCTGTATAGCGCTCAGGTACTGTGTTATTTATGTCTTTCTGTATCAACTCCGGGGTTTTGCACCCAGTCACGGCTAAAGCCATAGTGATTGAAACCAGGCAGATATTTATTGTTTGCTTAAGCATGTGATTGGTGTTTTGGTTCGGATAATGGACTTTCATCTTCATTCATGATCAGATGGCGACCATCTGCCAGACTGCCAAATATGAAGTACAGTCCCGGGACAATAATTACCCCGAATACAGTACCGAATAGCATACCTCCAAGGGCAGAAGCTCCGATGGTATGGTTGCCGATTGCCCCTGCACCAGATGCCATAATCAATGGGATCAAACCTGCGATAAAGGCGAATGACGTCATTAGGATTGGGCGGAAACGGACTTTGGCCCCTTCTATTGCCGCTTCAAAAATGCTCATTCCTTCCTGACGTTTCTGAACTGCAAATTCCACAATCAACACAGCGTTTTTACCCAATAAGCCGACTAGCATAATGAGGCCAATCTGTGCATAAATGTCGTTGTCCAGTCCCATCAATTTTAGCAAGAAGAAGGAGCCAAATACTCCCGCAGGAAGCGAGAAAACCACGGCAAGCGGAATAATGAAGCTTTCATACTGTGCTGCCAACACGAAATACACGAATACCAGTACGATCAAGAATACATAAAGCGCTTCATTTCCTCTGTTGGATTCGTCATATGAGAGTCCTTCCCAGGCAATGTCGTAGCCCTTTGGAAGCGTCTGGGTAGATACTTCTCTGATTGCCTGAATCGCATCAGCAGTCGTATACCCCGGTGCCGGAAGTCCACGGATGGATGAGGAATTGTACATGTTGAAGCGGGTTACTTCATTTGGTCCCTGAGTTTTCTTCATGCTCATGAAAGCTGAATAAGGAACCATTTCCCCTGCTTCATTTTTCACAAACAGATTCAAGACATCGGAAGGAAGTCTCCTAAAGGCAGGGTCTGACTGTACATAGACTTTGAAGAATCTGCCAAATCGGATAAAT contains:
- a CDS encoding TolC family protein, giving the protein MLKQTINICLVSITMALAVTGCKTPELIQKDINNTVPERYTDSTQDTTNTASEIKWQEYFADPYLKALIDTALTNNQELNITLQEIQIAQNEVRVRKGEILPSVGIGAGAGVDKVGRYTSQGANDANTDIKPGKEFPDPLQDYMLGAYATWEVDIWHKLRNAKKAAMTRYLASVEGKNFMVTNLVSEIANSYYELLALDNELAIVKQNIEIQNNALEIVKYQKDAARVTELAVRRFQAQVLNTRSLQYGIQQDIIEVENRINFLVGRFPQRVERNSDAFGDLIPESINAGIPSQLLANRPDIRQAELELAASKIDISVAKADFYPSLAITAGLGFNAFNPSYIFTAPESLIYSAAGELVAPLINRNAIKARYMTANAKQIQAIYDYERAILNAYIEVANQLSNIQNLDQTYNLKSQEVQALTSSVDISNELFKSARADYMEVLLTQRDALESKFELIETKMKQMNAKVNIYQALGGGWK